GTTGTCTTTTTCATATCCGACGGTATGCATGACTTTGTCGCGAATGGTTTGGCGGCGGACGTAGTTCACTGCCTGGAAAAAACAGATCTTTTTGATCCAGGCGCCGGGTTGCGCCACTTCCGCAAGCTGGTCCCGCGCGACCCATATCTTGAGAAAGGTATCCTGCACCAGGTCGTCCGCCACAGCTGCTGATCCTGTGATACGTGCCGCCATAGCCTGCAGGCGCGGGGCGTAGACCTCAAAGAGATTCCTGAACGCAGATTCATCGCCGGCGGCAATCCGTTTATACAGGTCAGGAGCATCAATAAAATGACCGTCGTTCAATGAAGCGATATTAGTTAATTAATCTGTGTGGGGATTGAATGGTGAAAGGCTTATCGTATAAAGAGATTTTGACTGAAAGCCGGTTACCTGAAGCAACCGGACGACCATTAGCTGTACACAACTGAAGAACGAATTTCGTTAAATTCTGCCGGATATGCAATGGTTTGTTTAATGAAGGGGTTAAGGCTGGACTTCCATCGGTGAGCCGGCAATGATATGACCATTCCTAAATAAGATGACCGGTCGCGCCCGGTCGCGGAGCTGGCGATCGAAACCGTGCCCCTGTCAATATCCGGACTCATGCCCCGGAACCGGATAAAAGAACAGCCGGCCCGGGCCAGCTGCTCAATAGCTAAACGATCTATTTCTTCTCCTCC
This genomic stretch from Chitinophaga sp. XS-30 harbors:
- a CDS encoding RNA polymerase sigma factor — protein: MNDGHFIDAPDLYKRIAAGDESAFRNLFEVYAPRLQAMAARITGSAAVADDLVQDTFLKIWVARDQLAEVAQPGAWIKKICFFQAVNYVRRQTIRDKVMHTVGYEKDNAGKALPVAEIIEFRQLLDLVNKAVQQLPEKQQQIYRLSREQALSISEIAQHMDLAISTVKNLLVMALKNIRATLQKAGYPLLLAILIDIFI